The following is a genomic window from Amycolatopsis sp. BJA-103.
ATGCGAGCGGCTCGGTGTCTCTTCCCCCGGCGCGGGTGAGTCCGCGGATCTCGTGGCCCGGCTGATGGCGGACGAACTCCGTGCCCGGCCGGCATCGGTCACCGCGCCGATGATCCGGCTGCTCGCCCGGCTCGCACCCCTGGACTTCGAGTCCGATCTGGCAAACCGCTGCTATGGCGCGGCGGAATACCTGGACTGCGGCTGTGCCCGGGTCGACTCCGATCTCGAAGCGGAATCGCGGCTGCTGCCGACACTGTCGCTCCCCGCCTCCGTCGTCCAGGTCCTCGCGTGGCCGCTGCGCTCGACTCTCCCGACGGTCCAACCCCCTCTCGGGCATTAGACCGTGTCCAAACACCCTGAGCCGCCAGACGCTGGCCATCGCCGGAGCCGAGGACCAGGCGATCACCGTCTACCAGCCGGAACCCGGGAGTGCTTCCGCCGCGCCTCTGGCGAGGTTGCTCCAGCCCATTGTCGACTCTTCTCGCGGACGCCATCGCCGACCTTCGCTACTAGCGCCTTCGTCGAGTCTGTTTGAACCGGTGCGTTTCCGGACATCCAGTACACCGACCGTGAGGTGGCGATCGGATGGAAACGAACTTCGGAGAAGCGGCCCTGCAGGGCCTCCAGCGGTATGTGCGCCTGGTGAACGAGGAGCTGGGCCTGCAAGGCGAAGCGTTCTACACGCAGGCCGAACCGACGGCGAGCGCGTACATCGCCTTGGAACGGCGGCTTCCCGACCGGCCGGACCGCGATGTGGCGCTGCTCTGGACGGAACGACACGGATGGGCATTGACCATCGAGACGCACGCCGGCGAGGAGCTCGTCGTCGCCGGTTACCTCACCGCCGAGCCACTCCCCGCTCCCCGGGTCGTGGCCGAGTTCGCCCAGGGGCTGCTCTCGGGCGAACGCTCGCCGCGCCCCGAGCCGCCGCCCCTGTTCGACGGCGGGGCGGATCTGGCGCACCGGCTGGCGGCCTACCCGAAGCCCGCCTTTCCTCGGGGTGGGTGATCGTCTCGTTCCGCGCTGCGGCCCCAGGTTCCGGTGGGTGATGATGAGGCCGGAGTCGGCGGAACGGAGGTGGCGACGGTGGACGGTCGGCGCCGGGAGCGGTTGTGGCGGCTCGTCATCGACCACGGGGCGGATCGCGCTCCGGACACCGGATGGGTCGGCGTGGTCTGCGCGGTCGCCGTCGAGGAGCTCGACGTCGACGGGGCGGCGGTCTCCCTGCGATTGCGGGATCACGACCAAGAGCTGGTCGCCGCGAACGGACCTTGGGCCACGTCTCTGGAGGAGTTGCAGTACACGGTCGGCGAAGGCCCCGGGGTCGAAGCCTTCACCGTCGGCGATCCCGTACTGGTCGACGAACTAGCCGTCGACGAGCAGCGCTGGCCCGGATTCGCCGACGGCGCCGCGGCGAGTGGGGTCGGCGCGGCGTTCGCCTTCCCGCTGGGGGTCGGCGCGCTCCGGCTCGGCACCCTGGATCTCTACCGCCGCGAACCCGGGACGCTGAGCCGGGAGGGCTTGGGCGACGCGCTCGCGCTGGCCACCATCGCCACCACCGCGCTGCTGACCGACAGCAACGGCGGGGAAGCCGCGCACGCGCGCTGGGCGCGGCCCGACGTCGCGGGTCACTACGACGACGTGAACGTCGCGACCGGAATGCTGGCCACCGAGCTCCGGATCAGCCTCGAAGACGCCTTGGTTCGGTTGCGTGCCCACGCCTTCAGCCACCGGATTCCGGTGACCGAAGTCGCGCGAGCGGTGCTCAACCGGCAGTTGCGCCTCGAGTCGCCCCAGGAGTGAGCGACCCGGTCACTTCGCGGGCAGCACGCGGCCCCGCACCTCGCCGAACCCGATCCGCGCGCCGTCCGCGCCGGGTGCGGTCCCGGTGATCACGACCTCGTCACCGTCGAGCAGGAACGTGCGCTCCTCCCCCTTGACCGTGAGCGGTTCCTTTCCGCCCCAAGACAATTCGAGGAAAGCGCCGCGCTGGTGCTTCTCCGGTCCGGAGATCGTCCCGGATCCGTAGAGGTCTCCAGTGCGCGACGAAGCGCCGTTGACCGTCAGGTGCGCGAGCATCTGGGCGGGCGACCAGTACATCTCGCGGAAGGGCGGACGGCTGACCTCCTCGCCGTTCCATTCGATGACCAGGTCGATGTCGAGGCCCCACGGTTTCCGCTCCTGCAAATAGGGCAGCGGCAAGGGATCCGTCTGGCCCGGCAGCGGGATCCGCGCGGCCTCCAGCGCCAGGATCGGGACCACCCAAGGGGAGATCGAGGTCGCGAAGCTCTTGCCGAGGTGCGGGCCCAGCGGGACGTATTCCCACGCCTGGATGTCGCGGGCAGACCAGTCGTTGAGCAGGACCGCGCCGAAAACGTGGCGGGAGAAGGAATCCGGGGAGATCGGGGTGTTCAGCGGGGTTCCGGTGCCGACGACGAAACCCATCTCCGCTTCGATGTCCAGCCGCGTGCTCGGCCCGAACACCGGCGCGACGTCGGCCGGGGTCTTGCGCTGGCCGCTCGGGCGCACGACGTCCGTGCCGGAGACCAGGACCGTGCCGGAGCGTCCGTGGTAGCCGACCGGGAGGTGCTTCCAGTTGGGCAGCAACGGTTCCGCGTCGGGGCGGAACAGCCTGCCGACGTTCGAAGCGTGGTGTTCGGAGGCGTAGAAGTCGACGTAGTCCGCGACCTCGATCGGCAGGTGCAGGGTCACCCGCGCGACGGGATGGACCGCGCCGTCGGGGATCTCGCCGGTGATCAGCTCGCGGATCCGCTCCCGGACGGCCACCCAGCGGTCGTATCCCTGTGCCATGAACGGGTTCAGCGTCGGCGCGGCGAAGACGTCGTCACCGAGCGCCGCGGCCAGGTCGAGGACCGAGTCGCCGACTCGTACGCCGACGCGGGGGGAATCGCCGTCGACGGAGAACACGCCGTAGGGCAGGTTGCCGATCCCGAACAGGGAATCCGCGGGGATGTCGATCGTGGTCATGCCTCTCCTCGGGGCGTCGCGAGCAGGCCGAGTCCGGCCAGTTCGGTCAGGGGGTCGGTGATGCTGCAGGTGCCGAACGACGTGAAGCCCGCGCGGGCGGCGGCGACTCGGTCCGCGGCCAGCGCCCGGAGGCGGTCGGCGACGACGGCGCCGTCCCGCTCGGCGAGCAGGGCTTCGGGGTCGCCGTCGGCGTGGAGGACGGCGTCGGTGGCCAGCAGCAGGTTCAGGAATCCGTGCTGTTCGAAGCCGGTTTCCGGATCGGTGTTGCGGAGCGCGTGGTGCAGCCCGGCGGTGGCCTTGAACGGGACGCCGGCCCCGGCGGCCGCCCGGACGGCGGCGGCGAGTTCGGCTTCGCCGGGGTACAGCTCGGCACGGACACCGCCGGTGCGGAACTTCGCGCGGTGGCCGGTGCCGGAAAGGGCGGTCAGCAACGGGAGTCGCCGGTCGTCACGCGGGATCTCGACGTAGACCGGCGCGGTGGCACCGGAAATCGCGGCGAGCAGCTCGTCCGGCCCCATCCCGTCCGGGACGGCGATTTCGAGCGCGTCGAGACGCACCGGCAGCGCGTCGACGGCCTTGAGCACGCCGTCGAGCTGCGCGGGGCCACCAGGCAGCGTCACCGCGATCGGAAGCGGGGTGACCCGCTCACGCAGGACCTCGGCGAGGTCGTCGAGCGCGGTGGCGGCGACCACCAGCGGTCCGACGAGGCCGGAGTACCAGGCGGAGACGTGCTCGTCGTGCGCCACGACGGCGTCCGGCAGCGGGGCCAGGCCCGGCGGGAACACCGCGGCGTCGTCGCACAACCCGGCGAAGAGCGGGGGAATCCGCCCGACGTCCACCATGGTCTCCTCCTCGCCGATTTAGTTCACACTTTTACTACTCTTCGGGCAGCGTAGTCCGGTCTTCCGGGTGACGGGAAGGGCCGATGGAGCTGAAGGGGACTTTCCCCGCATCCGACGCGGCGAAGGGCGCTTTCCCCGCATGGCACGCGGTGAAAGCGTCCTTCAGCCCCTAGTTGCGGCTCCGGGCGCCGAACTCCTCGCGGCTCGTGATCAGTTTCCCCAGCAGCATCACGAGGATGCGCTGTTCGGTCTCGGTCAGCGCGTTCGTCCAGCCGAACTCGCGCTCGTTGTGCTCGCGGAAGACCGAGACCATCTCCTCTTGCCCGGCCTCGGTCAGCGACAGCTGCACCGAACGGCCGTCCCGCTCGTCGGGGGCCCGGTGGAGCATCCCCTCCGCGACCAGTGTCTTGACCAGGTTCGACACCGCCGCCCGGCTCATCCCGGTCAGCCGGGCGGCGCTCGTCGGTTCGAGCGGCCCGGCGAGCCAGACCACGAACAGCAGCCGGAACGCCGACCAGGACCGGCCACGCGGCCGGTGCACCGCGGCTTCGAGGTCGTAGGTCACCAGGTCCGAGGCACGGTTGAGGGTCAGCAGCACCTCGGTCGCCAGCTGATGCCGGAAGCCGTACTCCTGCGCGAGCCGCCGGTTCGCCAGTGCCACGAACGACCAGAAGTCCCGCCCGGCCGCGTCCACGTCTTCCATCGCCGAACACTAACCCCGGACCTCGAAAATGGTCAAAGTCGAAAGCAGTTCCGACCTTGGAGATTCGTCCATCGATCAAGCGTGATCATGGACATTCCTCCATGGCGGGCGCACCGCGATCACCTGTTGGCTGAAGACATGAGCAGAACGGAAGTGCCCCCGGGGACCGCCAAGGCCGTCCGGGTGACCGCGGGAGACCTGGTGCGGGTGATCGACGTCGACGGAGGCCAGGTCGGCGACGTGTTCGCGTTCACCGGCAGCGGGAACGAGCACCACAGCGCGGCGCACACCCGCGCCGCGAACGACAGGCTGTTCCCCGCCGTCGGCGAGCCCTTCGTGACCGACCGGCGCCGCCCGATCCTGACCCTGGTCGAGGACACCTCCCCCGGTGAGCACGACATGCTCATCCCGGCCTGCGACCCGGCCCGCTACGCCGCGCTGGGAGCCCCCGGTCACCGGTCCTGCGCGACGAACCTGCTCGAAGCGCTGCAGGAAACCGGCCTGGGCTTCACCGGTCCGACTCCTCAGCCGATCAACGTCTTCATGCGCATCCCGGTCGGCGAGGCAGGACGGCTCAGCTGGCTGACCGCCTCTTCGCGGCCAGGCGACGCGGTGACCCTGCGGGCCGAAATGGACTGCGTCGTCGTGGTCTCCGCCTGCCCGCAGGATCTCGTGCGAATCAGCGACGCCGGACTTTCCCCGCTCGCCATCGAAATCGTCCACAATGGAGGAAACCCGTCATGACCACCACCGTCGGCCACGCCCACCCCGCGCTGGCCCCGATCACTCTCGGCGGTCTCGCGCTGCGCAACCGCTACGCCGTCGCCCCGATGACCCGCGTCTCGGCGCGGCCCGACGGCACCCCGACCGGCGAAATGGCCGACTACTACGCCGAGTTCGCCCGCGGCGGGTTCGGCCTGGTGTTCAGCGAGGGCACCTACCCCGACACGGCGGCCAGCCAGGGCTATCTCAACCAGCCTGGTCTCGCGAGTGACGAGCACGTCGCGGGCTGGCGCGTCGTCACCGCCGGAGTGCGCGCGGCGGGCGGGCGGATGATCGCCCAGCTCATGCACGCCGGGGCGCTCTCCCAGGGAAATCCGCACCAGGACCACACCGTCGGCCCGTCGGCCGTCCAGCCGCTCCGGGAGATGATGCCCGCGTACGGCGGTTCCGGGCCGTGGCCGGTACCCCGGGAGCTGACCGTCGCCGAGATCGACGACCTCGTCGAGGGGTTCGCCGCCGCGGCCGTGCGTGCCCGCCTGGCCGGGTTCGACGGCGTCGAGGTGCACGCCGCCAACGGTTATCTGCTGGACCAGTTCCTCACCGACTACACCAATCAGCGCACCGACGAGTACGGCGGCCCGGTCGCGCATCGGATCCGGCTGACCGCTCGCGTCGTGACCGCCGTCGCCGAAGCCGTGCCCGATCTGCTGACCGGGGTGCGGCTGTCCCAGACGAAGGTCAACGACTTCACCTATCGCTGGCCAGGCGGCCGCGAAGACGCCGAGGTGATCTTCGCCGCTGTCGCCGAGGCGGGCGCGAACTTCCTCCACATCGCCAGCGAGGGCCGGAACTGGCTGGAGACGGCGAAGCTGCCCGACGGCGGCACCATCACCGCCCTCGCCCGGCGGGTCACCGGTCTGCCGGTGATCGCCAACGGCGGGATGCACGACCTCGAGCAGGCACGCGAGGTGCTGGCCGGCGGGCACGCAGACCTGCTCTCACTCGGGCACGGCGCGCTCGCCAACCCCGATCTGCCCGCCCGTGTCGCCGCGGCGGAACCGCTGGAAGAATTCGACCGGGCGATGGTCTCCCCGACCGTCACGGTGGCGAACTCGCGCCGCTGGCGGGAGAGTCGGCAAGCGTGACGGAACCAAGCTGGCACGGCGGCGCGGCCGCGGTGGCGACCCTGACCTTCGACGTGGACGCGGAATCCCCGATCCTCGCGCGAGGGCGGGGCTACGCGGATCACCTGTCGACCATGTCCCATCAGGCGTACGGGCCCCGGGTCGGGGTGCCGCGCATCCTCGGCCTGCTCGACGAACTGGCCGTACCGGCGACGTTCTTCGTCCCGGGCTGGGTCGCCGAACAGCGGCCCGGCCTGGCCGCCGAGATCGTCGAGCGGGGGCACGAGGTGGCGCACCACTCCTACAGCCACCGGCCGCCGACGACGATGACCGCCGCCGAGCAGCGAGCCGATTTCGAGCGGGGCATGGCGGTCTTCGCGAGCCAGGGCATCGAGATCAGCGGGCACCGGGCGGCGGGCTGGGAGTCCACTTGGGACACTCCAGGGCTGGTGGCCGAGCACGGGCTGAGCTACGACTCGTCGCTGATGGCCGACGACCGGCCCTACCTGATCGAAACCGGCGCGGGCCGGATCGCCGAGCTTCCCGTGCACTGGTCACTCGACGACTGGGAGCAGTACGCGTTCCTTCCCGCGCCTCAGATCGGATCGGTGATCACCTCTCCGGTGCGGGTGCTGGAGATGTGGCGCGCGGAACTGGACGCGATGCGCCGCTACCGCTGCCTGTTCAACCTGTGCCTGCACCCGTTCCTGTCGGGCAGGCCGGGACGGCTGGCCGCCGTGCGCGAGCTCGTCGAGTTCGGGCTCGGCCTCGGTGACGTCCGGTTCGCCCGGTGCCGGGACGTGGCGGCCGCGGCGCTCGCCGACCCGGCCTTGCCTTCGGAACCCTTGCGGCGCCTCGAAGTCGATCCTGCGGTCTATCCGGACTGACCAGCTTCCAAAGCCAGGAACAGGTCGACCCGGTCCGCGGTCCGCCCGACGTCGCGGCCGGTCAGCTCGGTGACCTTCGCCAGCCGGTTGCGCAAGGTGTTGACGTGCACGAACAGGGCCGCGGCGGTGGCCGCCCATTGGCCGTCGTGGTCGAGGAACGCCCGCAGGGTCGTC
Proteins encoded in this region:
- a CDS encoding oxidoreductase — protein: MTTTVGHAHPALAPITLGGLALRNRYAVAPMTRVSARPDGTPTGEMADYYAEFARGGFGLVFSEGTYPDTAASQGYLNQPGLASDEHVAGWRVVTAGVRAAGGRMIAQLMHAGALSQGNPHQDHTVGPSAVQPLREMMPAYGGSGPWPVPRELTVAEIDDLVEGFAAAAVRARLAGFDGVEVHAANGYLLDQFLTDYTNQRTDEYGGPVAHRIRLTARVVTAVAEAVPDLLTGVRLSQTKVNDFTYRWPGGREDAEVIFAAVAEAGANFLHIASEGRNWLETAKLPDGGTITALARRVTGLPVIANGGMHDLEQAREVLAGGHADLLSLGHGALANPDLPARVAAAEPLEEFDRAMVSPTVTVANSRRWRESRQA
- a CDS encoding DUF1989 domain-containing protein; translated protein: MSRTEVPPGTAKAVRVTAGDLVRVIDVDGGQVGDVFAFTGSGNEHHSAAHTRAANDRLFPAVGEPFVTDRRRPILTLVEDTSPGEHDMLIPACDPARYAALGAPGHRSCATNLLEALQETGLGFTGPTPQPINVFMRIPVGEAGRLSWLTASSRPGDAVTLRAEMDCVVVVSACPQDLVRISDAGLSPLAIEIVHNGGNPS
- a CDS encoding MarR family winged helix-turn-helix transcriptional regulator; the protein is MEDVDAAGRDFWSFVALANRRLAQEYGFRHQLATEVLLTLNRASDLVTYDLEAAVHRPRGRSWSAFRLLFVVWLAGPLEPTSAARLTGMSRAAVSNLVKTLVAEGMLHRAPDERDGRSVQLSLTEAGQEEMVSVFREHNEREFGWTNALTETEQRILVMLLGKLITSREEFGARSRN
- the fahA gene encoding fumarylacetoacetase — translated: MTTIDIPADSLFGIGNLPYGVFSVDGDSPRVGVRVGDSVLDLAAALGDDVFAAPTLNPFMAQGYDRWVAVRERIRELITGEIPDGAVHPVARVTLHLPIEVADYVDFYASEHHASNVGRLFRPDAEPLLPNWKHLPVGYHGRSGTVLVSGTDVVRPSGQRKTPADVAPVFGPSTRLDIEAEMGFVVGTGTPLNTPISPDSFSRHVFGAVLLNDWSARDIQAWEYVPLGPHLGKSFATSISPWVVPILALEAARIPLPGQTDPLPLPYLQERKPWGLDIDLVIEWNGEEVSRPPFREMYWSPAQMLAHLTVNGASSRTGDLYGSGTISGPEKHQRGAFLELSWGGKEPLTVKGEERTFLLDGDEVVITGTAPGADGARIGFGEVRGRVLPAK
- a CDS encoding ANTAR domain-containing protein, which encodes MDGRRRERLWRLVIDHGADRAPDTGWVGVVCAVAVEELDVDGAAVSLRLRDHDQELVAANGPWATSLEELQYTVGEGPGVEAFTVGDPVLVDELAVDEQRWPGFADGAAASGVGAAFAFPLGVGALRLGTLDLYRREPGTLSREGLGDALALATIATTALLTDSNGGEAAHARWARPDVAGHYDDVNVATGMLATELRISLEDALVRLRAHAFSHRIPVTEVARAVLNRQLRLESPQE
- a CDS encoding DUF6292 family protein, whose amino-acid sequence is METNFGEAALQGLQRYVRLVNEELGLQGEAFYTQAEPTASAYIALERRLPDRPDRDVALLWTERHGWALTIETHAGEELVVAGYLTAEPLPAPRVVAEFAQGLLSGERSPRPEPPPLFDGGADLAHRLAAYPKPAFPRGG
- a CDS encoding polysaccharide deacetylase family protein, encoding MTEPSWHGGAAAVATLTFDVDAESPILARGRGYADHLSTMSHQAYGPRVGVPRILGLLDELAVPATFFVPGWVAEQRPGLAAEIVERGHEVAHHSYSHRPPTTMTAAEQRADFERGMAVFASQGIEISGHRAAGWESTWDTPGLVAEHGLSYDSSLMADDRPYLIETGAGRIAELPVHWSLDDWEQYAFLPAPQIGSVITSPVRVLEMWRAELDAMRRYRCLFNLCLHPFLSGRPGRLAAVRELVEFGLGLGDVRFARCRDVAAAALADPALPSEPLRRLEVDPAVYPD